A single Methylomonas sp. AM2-LC DNA region contains:
- the cas7e gene encoding type I-E CRISPR-associated protein Cas7/Cse4/CasC, which yields MNENFINYHILISHSPSCLNRDDMNMQKSAIFGGKRRVRVSSQSLKRTMRTSDYYHQHLGAPSVRTNHLADFQHQAVAALSDRYDEQLIIQAIDYISGKDTSVDNAKDDAVASWVIEEIAYFCDQIKKLELDGVDAKKLQKLIEKDGLAFRQAIANGLDIALSGRMATSGLMSEVGKIDGALAVAHAITTHAVDADIDWFTAVDDLQALGSAHLGTQEFSSGVFYRYASLNLKQLQVNLGLLSDMKSDETVDSRTKALDIAAHVLHMLATEVPSAKQQSFAAHNLADVALVGFSHQPISLANAFEKPIQSDNKGGFREPSINELNSYWDKVHRGYGLIERCAEFALDSVVLPTGVLTKSTLPELERWLRNNGQA from the coding sequence ATGAACGAAAATTTTATCAACTACCACATCCTGATTTCTCATAGCCCATCCTGTTTGAATCGTGACGATATGAACATGCAGAAGTCAGCTATTTTTGGCGGTAAGCGTCGTGTTCGGGTTTCAAGTCAGAGCTTAAAAAGGACCATGCGGACTAGTGATTATTATCACCAGCATTTAGGCGCACCCAGTGTGCGTACCAATCATTTGGCCGATTTCCAACATCAAGCCGTTGCCGCATTATCCGACCGCTACGATGAACAACTTATCATACAAGCCATCGACTATATTTCTGGTAAAGATACTAGTGTAGACAATGCTAAAGACGATGCCGTTGCTTCTTGGGTTATAGAGGAAATTGCTTATTTTTGTGATCAAATCAAGAAATTGGAATTAGATGGCGTTGATGCAAAAAAATTACAAAAGTTGATCGAAAAAGACGGTCTAGCATTTCGGCAAGCAATAGCAAATGGCTTAGATATTGCCTTGTCGGGTCGCATGGCAACATCAGGTTTAATGAGTGAAGTCGGTAAAATTGATGGTGCTTTAGCTGTCGCCCACGCCATTACCACTCATGCTGTTGATGCAGACATCGACTGGTTTACAGCTGTTGATGATTTGCAAGCCCTGGGTTCTGCACACCTGGGTACTCAAGAGTTTTCATCCGGTGTTTTTTATCGTTATGCCAGCCTTAACCTTAAACAGTTACAGGTCAATCTCGGTTTATTATCCGACATGAAATCTGATGAAACAGTCGATAGTAGAACTAAAGCATTAGACATTGCTGCACATGTTTTACACATGTTGGCTACCGAAGTGCCTAGCGCCAAGCAACAAAGTTTCGCCGCACATAATCTCGCCGATGTGGCATTGGTCGGATTTTCCCATCAACCGATTTCTTTGGCTAATGCGTTTGAAAAACCAATCCAGTCCGACAATAAAGGCGGATTTAGGGAACCCTCAATCAATGAACTGAATAGCTATTGGGATAAAGTGCATCGCGGTTATGGATTGATTGAGCGTTGCGCCGAATTTGCATTGGATAGCGTGGTATTACCGACTGGAGTATTAACTAAGTCAACGCTGCCTGAGCTTGAAAGATGGCTAAGAAACAACGGTCAAGCCTAA
- the casA gene encoding type I-E CRISPR-associated protein Cse1/CasA has protein sequence MRFNLLTDAWIPIQHQGSHQKISMQQLLCGEQTGELCLPRDDMELACLQLLCAITQVLFIPKDKKALGQFVKEPITPEVYTGACKGKMDWFDLGHPETPFMQIRGVKSTQPTPMDKLLAGVADGTNKAFVNPHGLAEALCGGCAAIALFNVANNCPSMGGGFKGSLRGSTPITILINGRTLRETLWLNVLTEDMAESVMPWYSATKEQLPNYLDRIKADTKIPASRIGLNRGLLWQPAYFELLPSKFSANCSCCGCHGPVYNGFNKAKFNYTVEGIWPHPLSARIFTVKKGEREEKFPSFTTTAPTWTHMSRLVVDQQNDKEGQQTAPVIQQARTFMVTDKIQLIIGGYRNNQATVLERRHELFSLAQGWAEHGNVIQQIITDGLAYKTALRKALYLFAVGIKDKVNGSGVNLCDPVETVYYQQTENLMHNSLAAIKFEASQDELRTLNKQLKDIVIDLFNKATESYRQEPKMLKALALARRSLHKSFNELEPQGETL, from the coding sequence ATGCGTTTTAATTTATTAACTGATGCCTGGATACCGATTCAACATCAAGGTAGCCATCAAAAAATCAGCATGCAGCAACTACTTTGTGGCGAACAAACTGGCGAACTTTGTTTGCCGCGTGACGATATGGAACTGGCCTGCTTGCAGCTCCTATGTGCCATTACCCAAGTGTTATTTATCCCTAAAGATAAAAAGGCACTAGGCCAATTCGTTAAAGAACCGATAACGCCTGAAGTTTATACTGGTGCTTGCAAAGGAAAAATGGATTGGTTTGATTTGGGTCACCCGGAAACGCCGTTCATGCAAATACGTGGTGTAAAATCGACGCAGCCGACCCCAATGGATAAGTTGTTGGCCGGGGTTGCTGATGGTACCAACAAAGCCTTTGTCAATCCTCATGGGTTGGCTGAAGCTTTATGCGGCGGCTGCGCGGCTATTGCGTTATTCAATGTAGCTAATAATTGTCCGAGCATGGGCGGTGGATTTAAAGGTAGTTTGCGCGGTAGTACGCCGATTACGATCTTGATTAACGGGCGTACGCTTAGAGAAACACTCTGGTTGAATGTGTTGACTGAAGATATGGCAGAATCCGTCATGCCTTGGTACTCAGCGACCAAAGAACAGCTACCCAATTATCTGGACAGAATAAAAGCCGATACAAAAATACCGGCTTCCAGAATTGGGCTGAATCGCGGTTTGTTATGGCAACCTGCTTATTTTGAACTGTTGCCTTCTAAATTCTCGGCTAATTGCAGTTGCTGCGGATGTCACGGACCAGTTTATAACGGTTTTAATAAAGCCAAGTTTAACTACACGGTAGAAGGTATCTGGCCACACCCGTTATCGGCTCGGATTTTTACTGTTAAAAAAGGTGAAAGAGAAGAAAAGTTTCCTTCTTTTACTACCACGGCACCAACTTGGACGCACATGAGTCGGCTGGTGGTTGATCAGCAAAACGATAAAGAAGGTCAGCAAACCGCGCCAGTTATTCAGCAAGCCAGAACCTTTATGGTGACAGATAAGATTCAATTGATTATCGGTGGTTATCGCAATAATCAGGCAACTGTATTGGAGCGTCGCCATGAGTTATTTAGCTTGGCGCAAGGCTGGGCTGAGCATGGCAATGTGATTCAACAGATTATTACCGACGGTTTAGCATACAAAACAGCATTAAGAAAAGCGTTGTACCTGTTTGCTGTTGGCATTAAGGACAAAGTGAACGGTTCCGGTGTCAATCTTTGTGATCCTGTTGAAACCGTCTATTACCAACAAACTGAAAACTTGATGCATAACAGTTTGGCGGCTATTAAATTTGAAGCATCACAGGATGAATTGCGAACATTAAATAAGCAGCTAAAAGACATTGTTATAGATTTGTTCAACAAGGCCACAGAGTCTTACAGGCAAGAACCGAAAATGCTAAAAGCCTTGGCATTAGCAAGACGGTCTTTACATAAATCTTTTAATGAACTGGAACCCCAAGGAGAAACACTATGA
- the cas5e gene encoding type I-E CRISPR-associated protein Cas5/CasD, whose translation MREHLILILHGPMQAWGRESFEGLRPSELFPGRSALLGLLGACLGIDRADQKQQQALAGSVLFAVRVDPVFDKKTHKRIATQKMTDYHTVKNAREDYHGLKNHDTIQTWREYWQDACYTVAVWNNAGAVVSLADIAQAVKKPIYTPVLGRRSCPLARPLFESQCIAESALAALAQVGNNQGTIYSEEDSTGAIPLKKRDVPIIHQPRQFSSRIVFMTTSTGERHVPE comes from the coding sequence ATGAGAGAACATTTAATCTTAATACTGCACGGCCCGATGCAGGCTTGGGGACGGGAGAGTTTTGAGGGTTTAAGGCCTTCCGAACTCTTTCCCGGACGGAGTGCTTTACTCGGCTTACTGGGTGCCTGCTTAGGCATTGATCGTGCAGACCAAAAACAGCAACAAGCATTGGCAGGTAGTGTGTTGTTTGCGGTGCGGGTAGACCCAGTGTTCGATAAGAAAACACATAAGAGGATTGCTACTCAGAAAATGACTGACTATCACACCGTCAAAAATGCCAGAGAAGATTATCACGGCCTGAAAAACCACGACACCATTCAGACTTGGCGCGAATATTGGCAAGATGCCTGTTATACCGTTGCCGTGTGGAATAATGCCGGTGCCGTCGTTTCACTGGCTGACATTGCTCAGGCGGTTAAAAAACCTATTTATACGCCGGTATTGGGACGGCGTAGTTGTCCGTTGGCTAGGCCTTTGTTTGAATCTCAGTGCATAGCAGAATCAGCGTTAGCTGCATTGGCGCAAGTGGGTAATAATCAAGGCACCATCTATAGTGAAGAAGATAGTACAGGGGCAATACCTTTAAAAAAACGCGATGTACCCATTATTCATCAACCCCGGCAATTTTCCAGCCGTATCGTGTTTATGACGACAAGTACAGGAGAACGGCATGTACCTGAGTAA
- the casB gene encoding type I-E CRISPR-associated protein Cse2/CasB, whose protein sequence is MSEEKNKTPDFMALYERYQALKPGPQAELKRVMNPSDLIEVPAFYRVLHTERAYPSMQRLLFCLPHIKNREGDHSLGKALAKADINEKRLFMVIRSQEPNDLIQLRRLLKQANPTLDWLSTAKTLYYWNDQAKRQLLEDFFYYQNTKPKASA, encoded by the coding sequence ATGAGCGAGGAAAAGAATAAAACACCTGATTTTATGGCGTTATATGAACGCTATCAGGCATTAAAACCGGGTCCGCAAGCAGAATTAAAACGAGTCATGAATCCCTCTGATTTGATTGAAGTCCCCGCTTTTTACCGTGTGTTGCACACTGAAAGAGCCTATCCAAGTATGCAACGCTTGTTGTTTTGCTTGCCCCACATCAAAAATCGGGAAGGTGACCATTCATTAGGTAAGGCCTTGGCTAAAGCGGATATTAACGAAAAACGTTTGTTCATGGTGATACGTTCGCAAGAACCCAATGACTTAATTCAATTGCGCCGATTATTGAAACAAGCTAATCCGACGCTGGATTGGCTGTCGACCGCGAAGACTTTGTATTACTGGAATGACCAAGCTAAACGCCAGTTACTGGAAGATTTCTTCTATTATCAAAACACTAAACCAAAAGCCTCAGCTTAA